The DNA sequence GCGGCAGCGCGGCGAGCAGACCCTCGCGCAGCGGCTCGGGGTAGGGGACGTCGAGCTCGCCGAGCGGCGTCAGCACCACGGTGTCCTCTTCGGCGTGCAGGTCGGCCGCGGCGACGTCGATGCCGTCGACCGACGTGCCGGAAATCAACCCGATCACCCGGAAGCCGTGACTGACGCGTTTCCCCATCCGGAGGGGTTTAGTGCAGCGTTGCCTGTGACGCAACCCACCTCGTGAAGTCTTGGCCCAATCGGGATGTACGTCGTTACGAATTGCCTGCGTGGACGGCGGGTCCGCGGTGATCGGCGGCGAATGAAAGGATGGTGCGGTGTCGAGCTCCTGGTTCCTGTTCGTAGTCCTCGCCGTCGTCGTGCTGGTCGCCTTGCTGGTGACCGGCCTGCTGATCGCGCGCAAGCGCCGCATCAGCCTGGACGCCCAGCGTGAGTTCGAGGCGAAACCGAAGGGCGGCAGCTACGCGGCCAGCGGGGGCATCGCGCTCGCGCCCGGCGGCGAGGCTCCCGAGGTCGGGGAGCCGGCCGAGCACCCCGTCGAGGACCGCCCGGAGACCGACGGCCAGCCCGCCGTCGGCGACGACGCCGCGGTCCCGCGCGACTCGGCCCAGCGCACGGTCCGCGACGTCACACTGCCGGACGCCACGCTGCCGGACGCCACGCTGCCGGACGCCACGCTGCCGGACACCGAAGTCGTCGAGCCGGCGGCCGTCACCGAGGAGATCGACCCCGCGGCCGGCCGGCTGGAGCGGCTGCGCGGGCGGCTCACGAAGTCCCGGTCGATGTTCGGGCAGAGCCTGCTGGGCCTGCTCGGCGCCGGCGACCTCGACGAAGACTCCTGGCAGGACGTCGAGGACACGCTGCTGATGGCCGACCTGGGCGCGGCGACCACGAACCACATCGTCGAGCGGCTGCGCGACGAGCTGTCCCGGCGCGCGGTGCGGAACTCGGCCGAGGCCCGCGAGGTGCTGCACGAGGTGCTGACGGCGGAGCTGTCCACCGACGGCCACCGCGCGGTGCGCGCGCTGCCGCACACCGTCGACGGGCGGAAGCAGCCCGCGGTGGTGCTGGTCGCGGGCGTCAACGGCACGGGCAAGACGACCACCACGGGCAAGCTCGCGCGGGTGCTCGTCGCCCAGGGCGCCACGGTGGTGCTGGGCGCGGCGGACACGTTCCGCGCGGCGGCGGCCGACCAGCTGCAGACGTGGGCCGAACGCGTCGGCGCGGAGGTCGTGCGCGGCAAGGAAGGCGCGGACCCGGCTGCGGTCGCGTTCGACGCGGTGAAGCGCGGCGTGGACACGGGCGTGGACGCGGTCCTGATCGACACGGCGGGCCGCCTGCACACCAAGACCGGTCTGATGGACGAGCTGGGCAAGGTCAAGCGCGTCGTCGAGAAGCAGGCGAAGGTCGACGAGGTCCTGCTGGTCCTGGACGCGACCACGGGCCAGAACGGCCTGATGCAGGCGCGGGTGTTCGCCGAGGTCATCGACGTCACGGGCATCGTGCTGACCAAGCTGGACGGCACGGCCAAGGGCGGCATCGTGTTCCAGGTCCAGCGCGAGCTGGGCGTCCCGGTCAAGCTGGTCGGGCTGGGCGAGGGGCCGGACGACCTGGCGCCCTTCGAGCCGGGCGCCTTCGTGGACGCCCTGCTCGGCTAGACGATGGGCAGGCCGGTCGACCGGTGGTAAAGGGTCCGGCCTCGCCGGACTCGGGGCCCGCGGCGTCAGGCGGCGGCGGCAGAAACGCGCTGGTGCCGTCCGGCTTGCGCAGCCCCACTTCTCCAGCAGCCGGGCGAGTGACAAGCCACGAGACCGCCGCTTGCTACGGCTAAAGCCGTGACGGCGGCAGCCGGAACAGCGGCGTGCCGTCCGCCTTGCGCAGCCCCAGCTGCAGCAGCATCGGCGCCGTCGGGTGGTGGGCCGGGATCACGAGGGGCGACGTCTTGCGGGCGGTGACCGTCAGCCGGGACCAGCCGATGCCCTGCAGCGTCTGACCGGATCGCTTGCGCGCCGACGGGTCGACGATCATCGCCGCGCCGAAGTAGTCGCCGCCCGGCAGGTTCACGCGGGTCGTGTGGCCGAGCATGACCGAGAAGACCGTGCCCGTGCGGCTGCCGTCTTCCTGCAGGGTGAGGATCACCGGCGTGCGGGTCCGGATCGTCAGCTGGTGCCGCACGGAGATCTCGACCGTCCCCGGCACCGAGCCGCCCGGGCGTGGCGGCCAGGCGGGCGGCAGCGGCGGCCCGGCGAGCGCGCGATCGACGAGCCGGTCGAGCAGATTCGAAGCGGCGCCCTGAGCGAGCCAGGCGAGCGCGCCGCCGGTATGGGAGTCCATGCCGTCCTTCCGCGGAAAATCGGATGACGGGCGGGTGCGCGCCGACGCAGAATCCGGGTATGCCCGGTTGACGCGCTTCCGCTCGTGCCCCTCCTCGTGACAGACGTCCCAAAGCCGTCATTCACCACGAGAGAGGACCGAAGCATGCCCATCATCCACGGTGCGCGGGTACTTTTGCGTACCATTTCGGCAAAAGACCGCGCCCGCGTCCGCGAAATCCTCGCCACCCCGGAGGTCGCCCGCTGGTGGGGCGACGCGGCCCACGAGGTCGACGGCCTGTACGAGGTCGAAGCCGGCTACACCTGCTACGTGATCGAACTGGACGGCCTGGTCGTCGGGATCATCCAGAGCTGCGAGGAGCTGGACCCGCAATACCACCACGCCGGGATCGACATCTCCGTGCACCCGGACTTCCACGGCCGCGGCGTCGGTACGGACGCGATCCGCGCGCTGGGCCGCCACCTGCTCGAAAGCGGCCACCATCGCCTGACCATCGACCCCGCGGCGTCGAACGCGACGGCGATCGGGGTCTACACGAAGCTGGGTTTCCGCCCGGTGGGCTTGCTGCGCCAGTACGAGCGCGCCCCGGACGGCACCTGGCACGACGGGCTGTTGATGGACCTGCTGGCGGGCGAGCTCACACGGTGACCGTGGCCTGGGACAGGCTCGCGCCCAGCGCGTCCGCCACCCGCTGCACCGCCGGGGCGATGTGCGCCACCGCCTCGGCGGTCAGCCGGCCGGACGGACCGGACACCGACACGGCCGCGGGCACCGGCGCGCCCGGCACCGCCACCGCGACACAGCGAACCCCGAGCTCCTGCTCCGCCTCGTCGAGCGCGTACCCCTGCGAAGCGATCCGAGACAGCTCGACGGCCAGCGCGTCCGCGTCGGTGAACGTGTGCTCGGTGTAGGCCGGCATGCCCGTCCGCTCCAGCAACGAGCGGACGTCGGCCGCGGGCAGGTGCGCCAGCATCGCCTTGCCGACGCCGGTGCCGTGCGGCAGCAGCCGCCGGCCGACCTCGGTGAACATGCGCATCGAGTGCTTCGAGGGCACCTGGGCCACGTACACGACCTCGTCGCGCTCCAGGACCGCCAGGTTCGCCGTCTCGCCGACCTCCTCGACCAGCTCCGCCAGCAGCGGCCGCGCCCAGGCGCCGAACTGCATGCTCGCGTTCTCGCCGAGCCGGATCAGCCGCGCGCCCAGCGCGTACCGGCGGTTGGTGTTCTGCCGGACGTACCCCAGGTCGACCAGGGTGCGGATGAGCCGGTGGATCGTCGGCATCGGCAGCCCGGACAGCGTCGCGAGCTCGGACAGGCTGGCCTCACCGCCGGTGTCCGCGAGGTGTTCCAGCAGCTCGAAGGCACGCTGCAGGGACTGGACGCCGCCATCGCGCCCGTTCTTCTCCGCTGCCACCGGTGGTCCTCCTTACGTCTGCGTTGAGCTTCCGCTATGCAGAAACTATAGTCCGGCTGGTAGAAAACCGTAGGGCCGTTATCCAAAGATCCGAACCCTCGAGGTGTTCCGCATGTCTTCTGAAGTCCAGGTGCTGGGCGACCCGGTCGAGCGTGGCGACGAGATCCTGACGCCGGAGGCGCTCGCCTTCCTCGCCGGCCTGCACGACGCCTTCGCCGGCCGCCGCGACGAGCTGCTGCAGGCGCGTGGCAAGCGTCGCGAGGAGGCCCGCACCACCGGCAAGCTGGATTTCCTGCCGGAGACCAAGGAGATCCGCGAGGGCGACTGGAAGGTCGCCGAGGCGCCGGCCGCGCTGCGCGACCGCCGCGTCGAGATCACCGGGCCGACCGACCGCAAGATGACCATCAACGCGCTCAACTCCGGCGCGAAGGTGTGGCTGGCCGACCTCGAAGACGCGAACACCCCGCACTGGGCGAACGTCGTGTCCGGCCAGGTCAACCTGTACGACGCCGTCCGCGAGGACATCACGCTGGAAAGCGGCGGCAAGAGCTACGCGCTGAAGGACGACGTCGAGCACGCGACGATCGTGGTCCGCCCGCGCGGCTGGCACCTCGACGAGCGCGGCCTGTCCTTCGGCGGGCGCCAGGCCGTCGGCGCGCTGGTCGACTTCGGCCTGCACTTCTTCCACAACGCGAAGGAGTCGCTCAGCCGCGGCAAGGGCCCGTACTACTACCTCCCGAAGATGGAGAGCCACCTCGAAGCGCGGCTCTGGAACGACGTCTTCACCCACGCCGAGAAGTCGCTGGGCATCGAGCACGGCACCGTCCGCGCGACCGTGCTGATCGAGACCATCCCGGCCGCGTTCGAGATGGAGGAGATCCTCTACGAGCTGCGCGAGCACGCCTCGGGTCTCAACGCGGGCCGCTGGGACTACCTGTTCAGCATGATCAAGTACTTCCGCGACGCGGGGGAGAAGTTCGTGCTGCCGGACCGCAACTCCGTCACCATGACCGCGCCGTTCATGCGCGCCTACACCGAGCTTCTCGTGCGCACCTGCCACAAGCGCGGCGCGTTCGCGATCGGCGGCATGGCCGCGTTCATCCCGAACCGCAACGACCCGGACGTCACCAAGGCCGCGCTCGACAAGGTCCGCGCGGACAAGAGCCGCGAGGCCGGCGACGGCTTCGACGGCTCCTGGGTGGCGCACCCGGGCATGGTCGACATCTGCCGCGAGGAGTTCGACAAGGTCCTCGGCGACCGGCCGAACCAGCTGGAGCGCAGGCGCGACGAGGACTGGGATCTCTCTGCCACCGCCGACCAGCTGCTCGACGTCGCCTCGACGCCGGGTGGTGCGACGGCGGCCGGCCTGCGCGCGGCCGTGGACGTCGGCATCCGCTACATCGCGTCCTGGCTGTCCGGCAACGGCGCGGCGGCGATCCACAACCTGATGGAAGACGCGGCGACGGCGGAGATCTCGCGTTCGCAGGTCTGGCAGTGGGTCAAGAACGGGACCACGTTGGACACCGGCGACGTCGTGACGTCCGAGCTGGTGCGCGGCGTGCTGGCCGAGGTCCGCGGCGAGCTGGCCGCGGAGATCAAGCCGGAGCAGCTGGAGCCGGCCGTCGAGCTGTTCGAGCAGGTCGCGCTGGCCGACGGCTTCCCGGACTTCCTGACGCTGCCCGCGTACGAGCGGATCAAGTAGTGCGGCTGTCCCAGGACGTCTACGACGCCGCCGACGCGCGCCTGGCCGAGGCCGACGCGCGCGTCGCGGCGTTGTACCCGGGGGAGCTGCCGGGGCGCCAGCCGGTGCACACGGTGTACGTCCCGGCGTCGTCGTACCGGACGCGGCTGGTCGCGGACTGGGGCAAGCAGGCCATGCGGGTCTTCGTCGAGCACGAAGACCTGCTGGGCCTGGACGCCGACGTCTACGAGCGCGTCCGCGCCAAGCTGCTCACCGAGCCGATCGAGGACCTGCGGATCGACTTCGAGGACGGCTTCGGCCGCGTCCCGGACGATGTCGAGGACGCGGCCGCGCGGGCGGTCGGCCAGACCCTCGCGACCACGGGCGGCACGCCGTTCGTGGGCATCCGGTTCAAGAGCTTCGAAGCCGCGACCCGCCGGCGTGGGATCCGCACCCTGGACCTGTTCCTGGGCAGCCTGCTGGAGAACGGGCCGCTGCCGCCCGGATTCGTCGTCACGCTGCCGAAGGTGACCGCGGTCGATCAGGTCTCGGTGGCCGCGGAGGTGTTGTCCCGCCTGGAATCCGCGTACGACCTGCCGGAGCGGTCCTTGCGCTTCGAGGTCCAGATCGAAACGGCCCAGTCCATTGTGGACGCCGACGGCACGCTGGCGGTCGCCCGCATCGTGCACGCCGCGGCCGGCCGGTGTTCGGGCCTGCACTACGGCACGTACGACTACAGCGCCGGGCTCGGCATCGCGGCGGCATACCAGAGCATGGAGCACCCGGCGGCGGACCTGGCCAAGCAGCTGATGCAGGTCTCGGCGGCCGGCACCGGCGTCCGGCTCTCGGACGGCTCGACCAACCGCCTCCCGATCGGCGACGCGCTCCCTTCGGCGTGGGCCGAGCACCTTCGCCTGGTCCGCAGATCCTTGGAACGCGGCTTCTACCAGGGCTGGGACCTGCACGCCCACCAGCTGCCGACGCGCTTCGCGGCGACGTACACGTTCTACCGCGAGGGTTTCCCGGCGGCGGTCGAGCGCCTGCGCGCGTACGCGGAAAAGACGTCCGGGGGAGTCCTGGACGAACCGGCGACGGCCCAGGCCCTGGCGGTGTACCTGCTGCGCGGCCTGGACTGCGGTGCGCTGGACGAAGGCGAGCTGCCGTTCGGGCGGCCGGAGCTGGAGAAGTACGCGCTCCGGCTCGCCTGAGGGTCGTGAGTGTTCAGGGCGGTTCTAACCGCCCTGAACACTCACGAGCCGTGCAGCCGGGCGCGATCGGCGGCCGACCGTCCCGCGTCCCAGCCGTCGAGGTCGCGGACCGTCACCGACTTGCCCACCACCTCCGGGAAGAGCTGCGTGAACGCCGCCTTCACCTTCACCTCGTGGGACGCCAGCACCGGCAGCAGCCGGTCCGCGTCGGGCGAGTCCGCGAGCGTCGCCTCAGCCGCCTTCCCGAGCCGCTCGCCGATCCGCGTCGCGTAGGAGACCAGGAACGACTGCCGGAACGCCCGTGACCGCCCCGCCGGATCGGCGATCATCGCGCGCGTCGCCTGGACCAGCAGCGACGTCGTCAGCAGCGCGACGGCGTCCAGATCGTTCTCGTCGCCGACGACGGTGACGAACCCCCAGCGCGGGTCGAAGACGGCCTGGCAGCGGTTCGCCGTCGCGACCACGTGGACCAGCAGCGACTTGGCGTCGAGGTACGGCGTGTCGAGCCAAAGCCGGCGCGAGGCCGGGATGTCGGGCACCGAAGTCTCGACCAGCACGCGGTCGAGCGCGTACCGGGTCATCAGCTCCTGCGCCTTCGCGGACAGCGCCTCGGCCTCCTCCGGGAACGAGCTCGACTCGGCCTTGGCCAGCAACGCGCGGACCCGGCCCAGCTGCTTCTCGTCGACGGTGTGGTGAGCCGTCGGCCGGTAGGGCGTCCCCGGCGCGGGCAGAACGGGATTCAGCGCCGGCATCGAGACCAGCAGCCCGAGGGCTTCGACGACAGTCGTCACCGCTTCGGCGGGGGTCAGGATGTGCTTCGCCGCCCACTGCGTGAAGTGCGGCTCGGAGGTCGACCACCAGCCGGCGGCGCCGACGTCGTCGAGCTGCTCCCGCCAACCGGGGTGCAGGGTCGCGAACTGCCCGGCGTAACCGGCGAGCGTGTCGAGCACGTACGGGACGGCGAACTCGTCGACCCGCCGCCGGGCCGCCTGGTCGAGGTCCTCGGGCAGCCAGCCGTTCCGGCAGACCCGGGTGATCGCCCGCCGGCCGGCGAGATCCGCGCCCCGCGCGAGTTCCGGTGGCGGTTCGAAGCCGTTCGCGAGCCTCTTCGCGCACGCCTTGGCCGCGCCCGGGATGCCCCGCGCGACGTCGTAGGCCGCGGCGAGCAGGACGTCGCCGAACTCCTCGGCCGTCCGGGGCGCCGGGGTGTCCTCGGCGGAGGCCGCCGCCCGGCGCTTCTGCTTGCCCATGGTCCCGAGTCTCCCGGTAGCCGCTCAGCGCAGCTTCGGCAGGGCGTCCCGGGCCGCGTGGCTCAACCGGCGCAGATCGTCGGCGAAGCGCTCCCGATGTTCTTCCGGCAACGGCGAAAAGAAGTGCCGCTCGATGTTCGCCACGTGCACCCGGCTCGCGCGCACCGTCGTCCGCTCACCCAGCTCGGTCAGGCGGACCAGCCGGCCCCGCCGGTCGTGCGGGGCGGCCGTGCGGGTCACCAGGCCGAGGGCCTCCATCCGGTCGACCAGCCGGGTCGCGCCGCCGGTGGTGAGCACCTGCTCCTGGGCGATCGAGCGCATCGTCCGGCCGTCGTCACCCGCGCGTCCGACGATCAGCAGCACTTCGTACATCAGGTGGGTGATCCCGCATTCCTTCTCCAGCGCGCGTCCGAGCAGGTATTCGAGCCGGTTCGCCGCGCCTTGGAGCCGCCCGAAGGCCAGCACGCGGGGGTCGTGCCCCGCCTGCCGCGCCGACGTGATTTCGTCGCTCATCCCGTGGGTTCTCCCGTGCGCAACGCCAGGTAGACGTCGAGCTGGTCGGTGAACTCGGT is a window from the Amycolatopsis sp. NBC_00355 genome containing:
- a CDS encoding DUF6986 family protein, encoding MRLSQDVYDAADARLAEADARVAALYPGELPGRQPVHTVYVPASSYRTRLVADWGKQAMRVFVEHEDLLGLDADVYERVRAKLLTEPIEDLRIDFEDGFGRVPDDVEDAAARAVGQTLATTGGTPFVGIRFKSFEAATRRRGIRTLDLFLGSLLENGPLPPGFVVTLPKVTAVDQVSVAAEVLSRLESAYDLPERSLRFEVQIETAQSIVDADGTLAVARIVHAAAGRCSGLHYGTYDYSAGLGIAAAYQSMEHPAADLAKQLMQVSAAGTGVRLSDGSTNRLPIGDALPSAWAEHLRLVRRSLERGFYQGWDLHAHQLPTRFAATYTFYREGFPAAVERLRAYAEKTSGGVLDEPATAQALAVYLLRGLDCGALDEGELPFGRPELEKYALRLA
- the ftsY gene encoding signal recognition particle-docking protein FtsY; its protein translation is MSSSWFLFVVLAVVVLVALLVTGLLIARKRRISLDAQREFEAKPKGGSYAASGGIALAPGGEAPEVGEPAEHPVEDRPETDGQPAVGDDAAVPRDSAQRTVRDVTLPDATLPDATLPDATLPDTEVVEPAAVTEEIDPAAGRLERLRGRLTKSRSMFGQSLLGLLGAGDLDEDSWQDVEDTLLMADLGAATTNHIVERLRDELSRRAVRNSAEAREVLHEVLTAELSTDGHRAVRALPHTVDGRKQPAVVLVAGVNGTGKTTTTGKLARVLVAQGATVVLGAADTFRAAAADQLQTWAERVGAEVVRGKEGADPAAVAFDAVKRGVDTGVDAVLIDTAGRLHTKTGLMDELGKVKRVVEKQAKVDEVLLVLDATTGQNGLMQARVFAEVIDVTGIVLTKLDGTAKGGIVFQVQRELGVPVKLVGLGEGPDDLAPFEPGAFVDALLG
- a CDS encoding IclR family transcriptional regulator — its product is MAAEKNGRDGGVQSLQRAFELLEHLADTGGEASLSELATLSGLPMPTIHRLIRTLVDLGYVRQNTNRRYALGARLIRLGENASMQFGAWARPLLAELVEEVGETANLAVLERDEVVYVAQVPSKHSMRMFTEVGRRLLPHGTGVGKAMLAHLPAADVRSLLERTGMPAYTEHTFTDADALAVELSRIASQGYALDEAEQELGVRCVAVAVPGAPVPAAVSVSGPSGRLTAEAVAHIAPAVQRVADALGASLSQATVTV
- a CDS encoding DUF2786 domain-containing protein, with product MGKQKRRAAASAEDTPAPRTAEEFGDVLLAAAYDVARGIPGAAKACAKRLANGFEPPPELARGADLAGRRAITRVCRNGWLPEDLDQAARRRVDEFAVPYVLDTLAGYAGQFATLHPGWREQLDDVGAAGWWSTSEPHFTQWAAKHILTPAEAVTTVVEALGLLVSMPALNPVLPAPGTPYRPTAHHTVDEKQLGRVRALLAKAESSSFPEEAEALSAKAQELMTRYALDRVLVETSVPDIPASRRLWLDTPYLDAKSLLVHVVATANRCQAVFDPRWGFVTVVGDENDLDAVALLTTSLLVQATRAMIADPAGRSRAFRQSFLVSYATRIGERLGKAAEATLADSPDADRLLPVLASHEVKVKAAFTQLFPEVVGKSVTVRDLDGWDAGRSAADRARLHGS
- the aceB gene encoding malate synthase A codes for the protein MSSEVQVLGDPVERGDEILTPEALAFLAGLHDAFAGRRDELLQARGKRREEARTTGKLDFLPETKEIREGDWKVAEAPAALRDRRVEITGPTDRKMTINALNSGAKVWLADLEDANTPHWANVVSGQVNLYDAVREDITLESGGKSYALKDDVEHATIVVRPRGWHLDERGLSFGGRQAVGALVDFGLHFFHNAKESLSRGKGPYYYLPKMESHLEARLWNDVFTHAEKSLGIEHGTVRATVLIETIPAAFEMEEILYELREHASGLNAGRWDYLFSMIKYFRDAGEKFVLPDRNSVTMTAPFMRAYTELLVRTCHKRGAFAIGGMAAFIPNRNDPDVTKAALDKVRADKSREAGDGFDGSWVAHPGMVDICREEFDKVLGDRPNQLERRRDEDWDLSATADQLLDVASTPGGATAAGLRAAVDVGIRYIASWLSGNGAAAIHNLMEDAATAEISRSQVWQWVKNGTTLDTGDVVTSELVRGVLAEVRGELAAEIKPEQLEPAVELFEQVALADGFPDFLTLPAYERIK
- a CDS encoding MarR family winged helix-turn-helix transcriptional regulator, with translation MSDEITSARQAGHDPRVLAFGRLQGAANRLEYLLGRALEKECGITHLMYEVLLIVGRAGDDGRTMRSIAQEQVLTTGGATRLVDRMEALGLVTRTAAPHDRRGRLVRLTELGERTTVRASRVHVANIERHFFSPLPEEHRERFADDLRRLSHAARDALPKLR
- a CDS encoding GNAT family N-acetyltransferase produces the protein MPIIHGARVLLRTISAKDRARVREILATPEVARWWGDAAHEVDGLYEVEAGYTCYVIELDGLVVGIIQSCEELDPQYHHAGIDISVHPDFHGRGVGTDAIRALGRHLLESGHHRLTIDPAASNATAIGVYTKLGFRPVGLLRQYERAPDGTWHDGLLMDLLAGELTR